In Microbacterium galbinum, a single window of DNA contains:
- a CDS encoding ABC transporter ATP-binding protein, protein MTIDQAGPATVEATAWGWRHASRLAWALQDVSFRIEPGERVLVLGASGAGKSTLLQGLAGVLGGDEEGEAQGSLLVDGIPAASTRGRTGLVLQDPDSQVILARVGDDVAFGCENLGIPRAEIWPRVTQALDAVGLDVPLDRPTKALSGGQKQRLALAGILAMRPGLVLLDEPTANLDPEGVVEVRDAVERMLQAHPATLIVVEHRLDVWLPLITRVIVVGQGGVVADGPPAHVLGVEGARLAADGVWVPGFAPDAPPAPLSASGEVLISARDLAVARVKGKPVASGIDLDVRAGQALAITGPNGAGKSTLGLTLAGLLPPAGGAVAASAALAAGIGSTPIDWASRDLLTRIGMVFQEPEHQLLAKTVQEELAVGPRALGMPEDEIAARSEELLHRLRLDRLARANPYTLSGGEKRRLTVAAALATRPRVLVLDEPTFGQDARTWAELVAMLAALRDEGTAIVTITHDLDVARALHAERYELGGIR, encoded by the coding sequence ATGACGATCGATCAGGCCGGCCCCGCGACGGTCGAGGCGACCGCGTGGGGCTGGCGTCATGCCAGCCGTCTGGCCTGGGCGCTGCAGGACGTCTCGTTCCGGATCGAACCGGGGGAGCGCGTGCTGGTGCTCGGCGCGTCCGGTGCCGGCAAGTCGACGCTGCTGCAGGGACTCGCCGGGGTGCTCGGCGGCGACGAGGAGGGCGAAGCCCAGGGCTCGCTCCTCGTCGACGGCATCCCCGCAGCGTCCACGCGCGGGCGCACGGGGCTCGTGCTCCAGGATCCCGACTCGCAGGTGATCCTCGCCCGGGTCGGTGACGACGTCGCCTTCGGGTGCGAGAACCTCGGCATCCCGCGCGCCGAGATCTGGCCGCGCGTGACGCAGGCGCTCGACGCGGTCGGCCTCGATGTGCCGCTCGATCGACCGACCAAGGCGCTGTCGGGCGGGCAGAAGCAGCGGCTCGCGCTCGCCGGCATCCTCGCGATGCGGCCGGGGCTCGTGCTGCTCGACGAGCCGACGGCCAACCTCGATCCCGAGGGCGTGGTCGAGGTGCGCGACGCGGTCGAGCGGATGCTGCAGGCGCACCCCGCGACCCTGATCGTCGTCGAGCACCGCCTCGATGTATGGCTGCCGCTGATCACGCGGGTGATCGTGGTCGGGCAGGGCGGGGTCGTGGCCGACGGACCGCCCGCGCACGTGCTCGGCGTCGAGGGCGCCCGGCTCGCGGCCGACGGGGTGTGGGTGCCGGGGTTCGCTCCGGATGCTCCGCCCGCTCCGCTGTCGGCGTCCGGCGAGGTGCTGATCTCGGCCCGCGATCTCGCCGTCGCCCGCGTGAAGGGGAAGCCCGTGGCGAGCGGCATCGACCTCGACGTGCGGGCAGGACAGGCGCTCGCGATCACCGGGCCGAACGGTGCCGGCAAGTCGACCCTCGGGCTCACGCTCGCGGGACTCCTGCCACCCGCGGGCGGTGCGGTCGCGGCATCCGCGGCCCTGGCCGCCGGCATCGGATCGACGCCGATCGACTGGGCCTCGCGCGATCTGCTCACCCGTATCGGGATGGTCTTCCAGGAGCCCGAGCATCAGTTGCTGGCGAAGACCGTGCAGGAGGAGCTCGCGGTCGGCCCGCGCGCTCTCGGCATGCCCGAAGACGAGATCGCCGCACGTAGCGAGGAGCTGCTGCACCGGCTGCGCCTCGACCGGCTCGCGCGCGCCAACCCCTACACGCTGTCGGGCGGCGAGAAGCGTCGGCTGACGGTCGCCGCCGCCCTCGCGACCCGGCCCCGGGTGCTCGTGCTCGACGAGCCGACCTTCGGACAGGACGCCCGTACCTGGGCCGAACTCGTCGCGATGCTCGCCGCCCTGCGCGACGAGGGCACCGCGATCGTGACGATCACGCACGACCTCGACGTCGCCCGCGCGCTCCACGCCGAACGCTACGAGCTGGGCGGCATCCGATGA
- a CDS encoding energy-coupling factor transporter transmembrane component T family protein produces MTVLDTTARTGRIAGINPVAKLGVSALIAIPLILTLDPVSASVALVLECVLFFFAGIGWREFWLRTWPVWLAAPLTAVTIALYGETSGTIYVEWFVLRISDGSLALALPTFLRVLAIALPSVVLFITVDPTDLADGLAQVLKLPARFVLGALAGLRMIGLFLDDWRALELARRARGVADRGRIRRFFGMAFALLVLSIRRGAKLATAMEARGFGAPGRRTWARESRFGAAEWMLLAIGLAISGVAVAAAIATGAWNFILGPSS; encoded by the coding sequence ATGACCGTGCTCGACACCACCGCCCGCACCGGACGCATCGCCGGTATCAACCCCGTCGCCAAGCTCGGGGTGAGCGCGCTGATCGCGATCCCGCTGATCCTCACGCTCGATCCGGTGTCGGCTTCCGTCGCCCTCGTGCTCGAGTGCGTGCTGTTCTTCTTCGCCGGCATCGGCTGGCGCGAGTTCTGGCTGCGCACCTGGCCGGTCTGGCTCGCGGCGCCCCTCACCGCCGTCACGATCGCTCTCTACGGCGAGACGAGCGGCACGATCTACGTCGAGTGGTTCGTGCTGCGCATCAGCGACGGGTCGCTCGCGCTCGCTCTCCCGACCTTCCTGCGCGTGCTCGCGATCGCGCTGCCGTCGGTGGTGCTGTTCATCACGGTCGACCCCACCGACCTCGCCGACGGACTCGCTCAGGTGCTGAAGCTCCCCGCCCGGTTCGTGCTGGGCGCGCTCGCCGGGTTGCGCATGATCGGGCTGTTCCTCGATGACTGGCGGGCGCTCGAACTCGCGCGCCGGGCACGTGGAGTCGCCGATCGCGGACGCATCCGCCGGTTCTTCGGTATGGCGTTCGCCCTGCTCGTACTCTCGATCCGCAGGGGCGCGAAGCTCGCCACCGCCATGGAGGCCCGCGGCTTCGGAGCCCCCGGTCGGCGCACGTGGGCGCGCGAGTCGCGGTTCGGGGCGGCCGAATGGATGCTGCTCGCGATCGGGCTCGCGATCTCCGGGGTGGCCGTGGCCGCCGCGATCGCGACCGGCGCGTGGAACTTCATCCTCGGGCCGAGCTCCTAG
- a CDS encoding aminoglycoside 3'-phosphotransferase, protein MSIPDAHIEIPARVRDLAGRAAVTPVWRNGIGGLTFRTDDGRYIKWGPLDDEANMHDEAERMRWARRWITVPEVLAQGEDDAHEWLVTRAIDAFSAVDPRWDGKAEIAVPAVGRALRMLHDTLPVADCPWEWSVHWRVSNAAERGVVVPPELHEAPPIDRLVVCHGDACMPNTLLDAAGEPAAHVDLAALGLADRWADLAAAAMSTGWNFGPGWEDPLLEAYGVERDDERLEFYMRLWNET, encoded by the coding sequence ATGAGCATCCCCGACGCCCACATCGAGATCCCCGCGCGCGTGCGCGACCTCGCCGGCCGCGCCGCCGTGACCCCGGTGTGGCGCAACGGCATCGGGGGCCTCACGTTCCGCACCGACGACGGGCGTTACATAAAGTGGGGTCCGCTCGACGACGAGGCGAACATGCACGACGAGGCCGAGCGGATGCGCTGGGCCCGCCGCTGGATCACGGTGCCCGAGGTGCTCGCCCAGGGCGAGGACGACGCGCACGAGTGGCTCGTCACCCGCGCGATCGACGCGTTCAGCGCCGTCGATCCGCGCTGGGATGGCAAGGCTGAGATCGCAGTACCCGCCGTCGGTCGCGCCCTGCGGATGCTGCACGACACCCTCCCCGTCGCCGACTGCCCGTGGGAGTGGAGCGTGCACTGGCGCGTCTCGAACGCCGCCGAGCGCGGGGTCGTCGTGCCGCCCGAGCTGCACGAGGCCCCGCCGATCGACCGCCTGGTCGTGTGCCACGGCGACGCCTGCATGCCCAACACGCTCCTCGACGCCGCGGGTGAGCCCGCCGCCCACGTCGATCTCGCCGCCCTCGGTCTCGCCGACCGGTGGGCCGACCTCGCCGCCGCGGCCATGAGCACCGGGTGGAACTTCGGCCCCGGCTGGGAGGACCCGCTGCTCGAGGCGTACGGCGTCGAACGCGACGACGAGCGACTCGAGTTCTACATGCGGCTCTGGAACGAGACCTGA
- a CDS encoding SDR family NAD(P)-dependent oxidoreductase, giving the protein MQISGQGALITGGASGLGLATARRLAADGAHVTIIDLSTSKGAEIADELGGLFVPADVTSVDEVQDAVAQAQAVAPLRVVVNCAGIAPPAKVLDRDGNPAVLADFERIVRINLVGTFNVLSQASAVIVKNPVDSDTDTRGVIVNTASVAAFDGQIGQPAYAASKGGVHAMTLPVARELARYGIRVVTIAPGIMETPMLMGLPQAAQDSLGQQVPHPSRLGRPDEYAALVQHIVENDYLNGETIRLDGAIRMAPK; this is encoded by the coding sequence ATGCAGATCAGTGGACAGGGCGCGCTCATCACCGGAGGCGCCTCGGGTCTGGGCCTCGCCACCGCACGTCGGCTCGCCGCCGACGGCGCCCACGTCACGATCATCGACCTCTCGACGTCGAAGGGCGCCGAGATCGCCGACGAACTCGGCGGACTCTTCGTGCCCGCCGACGTCACCAGCGTCGACGAGGTGCAGGATGCCGTCGCCCAGGCGCAGGCCGTCGCCCCGCTGCGCGTCGTGGTCAACTGCGCCGGCATCGCGCCGCCCGCGAAGGTGCTCGACCGAGACGGCAACCCGGCCGTGCTCGCCGACTTCGAGCGCATCGTGCGCATCAACCTCGTCGGCACGTTCAACGTGCTGTCGCAGGCATCCGCCGTCATCGTGAAGAACCCCGTCGACAGCGACACCGACACCCGTGGCGTCATCGTCAACACCGCCAGCGTCGCCGCCTTCGACGGCCAGATCGGCCAGCCCGCGTACGCCGCGTCGAAGGGTGGTGTGCACGCGATGACCCTGCCGGTCGCCCGCGAGCTCGCCCGCTACGGCATCCGCGTGGTCACCATCGCCCCCGGAATCATGGAGACCCCCATGCTCATGGGGCTGCCGCAGGCCGCGCAGGACTCCCTCGGCCAGCAGGTGCCGCACCCCTCACGGCTCGGGCGCCCCGACGAGTACGCCGCCCTCGTGCAGCACATCGTCGAGAACGACTACCTCAACGGCGAGACGATCCGCCTCGACGGCGCGATCCGCATGGCGCCGAAGTAA
- a CDS encoding SDR family oxidoreductase — protein MSLAGKTILMSGGSRGIGLAIALRAAADGANIAMLAKTDTPHPKLEGTIHTAAEQIRAAGGQALAIVGDVRDDSDITEAVMKTQGEFGGIDIVVNNASVIDLSRSLDLDPKKYDLMQDVNVRGTFMLSRAAVPMLKDAENPHILSLSPPLNPTPKWLGAHTGYTLAKFGMTMATLGLAAEFARDGIAANTLWPRTTIATAAVQNLLGGDKVMAASRTPDIYADAAYQVLLQPAGSYTGQTLIVEDVLEAAGVTDFSGYAAIPGTPDAALFPDIFLD, from the coding sequence ATGTCACTCGCAGGAAAGACCATCCTGATGTCCGGCGGCAGCCGCGGGATCGGACTCGCGATCGCGCTGCGCGCCGCAGCCGACGGCGCGAACATCGCCATGCTCGCGAAGACCGACACCCCGCACCCCAAGCTCGAGGGGACGATCCACACCGCGGCCGAGCAGATCCGCGCGGCCGGCGGGCAGGCGCTCGCGATCGTCGGCGACGTGCGCGACGACTCCGACATCACCGAGGCCGTGATGAAGACGCAGGGCGAGTTCGGCGGCATCGACATCGTCGTCAACAACGCCAGCGTCATCGACCTCTCGCGGTCGCTCGACCTCGATCCCAAGAAGTACGACCTGATGCAGGACGTCAACGTGCGCGGCACGTTCATGCTGTCGCGCGCGGCCGTGCCGATGCTGAAGGATGCCGAGAACCCGCACATCCTGTCGCTCTCGCCGCCGCTCAACCCCACGCCGAAGTGGCTCGGTGCGCACACCGGGTACACGCTCGCGAAGTTCGGGATGACGATGGCGACGCTGGGCCTCGCGGCCGAGTTCGCGCGCGACGGCATCGCGGCGAACACGCTCTGGCCGCGTACGACCATCGCGACCGCGGCGGTGCAGAACCTGCTCGGCGGCGACAAGGTCATGGCCGCGAGCCGCACGCCCGACATCTACGCGGATGCCGCGTACCAGGTGCTCCTGCAGCCCGCCGGCTCGTACACGGGGCAGACGCTCATCGTCGAAGACGTACTCGAGGCTGCAGGGGTGACCGACTTCTCGGGCTACGCCGCGATCCCGGGGACCCCGGACGCGGCGCTGTTCCCCGACATCTTCCTCGACTGA
- a CDS encoding sulfite exporter TauE/SafE family protein, producing MIALDPWAWAALALAAVTIGISKTALPGGSILAITLFAAVLPARTSTAAMLLLLMVGDVFALIAYRRHAHWPTLLRLAPTVVLGLLAGFAFLALTGDGVVRRAIGVILLVMIAVTLWRRWQQNRADAVAPDRGGILLAGTYGTLGGFTTMVANAGGPVMSMYFLATRTPVQVFLGTSAWFFAIINLVKVPFLAGLGLFEGQVLLMDAALAPLVVIGALIGLAVAKRLDQRLFDRIVIVLTVLGAVYLLF from the coding sequence GTGATCGCCCTCGACCCGTGGGCGTGGGCCGCGCTGGCCCTCGCCGCGGTGACGATCGGCATCTCGAAGACGGCGCTTCCGGGCGGCAGCATCCTCGCGATCACCCTGTTCGCGGCCGTGCTGCCGGCGCGCACCTCGACCGCGGCCATGCTGCTACTGCTGATGGTCGGCGATGTGTTCGCGCTCATCGCCTACCGTCGGCACGCGCACTGGCCGACGCTACTGCGCCTCGCCCCGACCGTCGTGCTGGGACTCCTGGCCGGCTTCGCGTTCCTCGCGCTCACCGGTGACGGCGTCGTGCGACGCGCGATCGGCGTCATCCTGCTGGTCATGATCGCGGTGACGCTCTGGCGACGGTGGCAGCAGAACAGGGCGGATGCCGTGGCCCCCGACCGCGGCGGCATTCTGCTCGCCGGCACCTACGGCACGCTCGGCGGGTTCACGACGATGGTCGCGAACGCCGGCGGCCCGGTGATGTCGATGTACTTCCTCGCGACGCGCACCCCGGTGCAGGTGTTTCTCGGCACCTCGGCGTGGTTCTTCGCGATCATCAACCTCGTCAAGGTGCCGTTCCTCGCGGGACTCGGACTGTTCGAGGGGCAGGTGCTGCTGATGGATGCCGCGCTCGCCCCGCTCGTCGTCATCGGCGCGCTCATCGGGCTCGCCGTCGCAAAGCGACTCGATCAGCGGCTCTTCGACCGCATCGTCATCGTGCTCACGGTGCTCGGCGCGGTGTACCTGCTCTTCTGA
- a CDS encoding bifunctional 4-hydroxy-2-oxoglutarate aldolase/2-dehydro-3-deoxy-phosphogluconate aldolase, which produces MSDRLTRARATGVLAVLRASTPELALEASEAIIRGGVTGIEVTFSTPDAPAVIRELIARHGDAAYVGAGTVTTAEQAALAADAGAEFLVSPGTLPHLTRSMLDTGRVVMTGAMTPTEVMGALELGVDVVKIFPASLGGPSYLGALRGPFPEAPLMPTGGVNPDNLADWFAAGAVAVGAGGDLANGASLKAQDWADIEKRSARFAAALAAVRA; this is translated from the coding sequence ATGTCCGACCGCCTCACCCGTGCCCGCGCCACCGGAGTCCTCGCCGTGCTCCGCGCCTCGACCCCCGAGCTCGCCCTCGAGGCGTCCGAGGCCATCATCCGGGGCGGAGTGACCGGTATCGAGGTCACGTTCTCGACCCCCGATGCGCCCGCCGTCATCCGCGAGCTCATCGCCCGGCACGGCGACGCCGCCTACGTCGGCGCCGGCACCGTCACCACCGCCGAGCAGGCCGCCCTCGCCGCCGATGCGGGCGCCGAGTTCCTCGTGAGCCCGGGCACGCTCCCCCACCTCACGCGCAGCATGCTCGACACCGGCCGCGTCGTGATGACCGGCGCCATGACCCCCACCGAGGTCATGGGCGCGCTCGAACTCGGCGTCGACGTCGTCAAGATCTTCCCCGCGTCGCTCGGCGGCCCCTCGTACCTGGGCGCCCTGCGCGGCCCGTTCCCCGAGGCTCCCCTCATGCCCACCGGTGGTGTGAACCCCGACAACCTCGCCGACTGGTTCGCTGCCGGTGCCGTGGCCGTCGGAGCCGGAGGCGACCTCGCCAACGGCGCCTCGCTCAAGGCCCAGGACTGGGCCGACATCGAGAAGCGCTCCGCTCGCTTCGCCGCCGCCCTCGCGGCCGTCCGCGCCTGA